The DNA region AGGCATGGGCTACAAGGGGGTTAGGTGGTTGATAAAACGTCACGCCGGGGGCGCGGCTTTAACACTTTTAGTTGAAAAACAAATCCCGGAACTGTTCCGAAAATCACAGAAAAAAATGCCCGGTTCGCGAGATTGTCACAGACGACCAGTGTAGGGCCGGGACTGCGACAAACGCGCGAAACCGGGAAAGGGTTATCGAGCGAAAACTCAGGCGACGCGGCGGTGGGCGAGCGAGCCGGTGGCTTTACGCGGGAGTGTGACGGTGAGCACGCCATCCGCGATCTCGGCGCTCATGGCGTCGTGGTCGAAGCCGTTGCCCACGCGGAGCGAGAGCTGGTAGTCGCGCTGAGCGCCTTCGAGGTGGAGGGCGGACCAGTTGACGCGCACGAAGTGAGATTTCCGGGCGGTGACGACGAGGTCGGGGCCGCGAAGGGTGATCTCGACGCCCGAGGCTTCGACGCCGGGGACGTAGACCACGACCTTCATGGCGTCAGCCTGCTGCGCGCAGTCGTAATGAGGGTTCCGGAAATCTCCGGAGACAACATTGAGGCGGCTGTGAGCAGTGGCTTTGAACGGATGGATGATCGTGTGCATATACGTGGTTACTTGGCTCCTCTCTTCGAGAAGGCCGGGCTTTTTCAGGAGGTGAACTGGGTCCGATTAGTCGGAGGTTCAGGCCTGGAAGCCCGCGCCGGTTTTTTGCTGTTGGGTCCAATTTTGACGAACCTGTCGCATCATGGCGCAGCAGTACGCGGAGGCCTTCGTGAACGAAGCGCCTGCGTGGCAGCGATGATGTTTGGAGGACAGTGTCATGAGTGAACGATTACAGCTATCGACTTTAGCAGCCCTTGGGCCAAGCACTAATTCTTGTCGAAAAAAGTTTTCACGCGGCTGTAACGTGAGCGCATGAAAACGCTGACAGATGCGGAAACGACGCTGGCTGAATTGAAAACGCGGGTGCTAGCCTTCGCGAAAGAGCGGGACTGGGAGCAGTTTCACGCGCCGAAAAATCTCAGCATGGCGCTGGCGGCAGAGGCGGGGGAGCTCATGGAGCATTTCCTCTGGGCGGAGACCAACGCGTCGCGGGAGATCGTGCGCGATCCAGCGAAGCGGGCGAAGATCGAGGAGGAGCTCGCGGACGTGGTCATCTACGCGCTGGAGTTCGCGAACATCGCGGGGATCGACGTGGCGGCGGCGATCCAGCGGAAGATGGCGGCGAATGCGGAAAAGTATCCGGTGGAGAAGGCGCGCGGGCGTTCGGACAAGTATACGGATCTGTGAGCGCGGAGCTGTGATTTGCAGCCAGCGAAGCAGCGGCTGGCTGCGTATTGCGATGCTGAATGCCGCAGGCGATGATTCGAGCGGAGGAGTTGGGGCAGAGCGGTTGGTGTGCGCGAGCCGCTCCGGCGCGTTAAGGCTAACGCGCCCTAACTTCGGAGGCTGCGTGAATCAGTCGCCGAGTTTTTTACCGGTCGCGAGGTAGCCTTGGACGTAGTCGCGGACGGATTCGGCGAGGGGAGTCATCGCGCGGGTGTAGCCGGTGGCGCGGAGTTTGGAGATGTCGGCGAGGGTGAAGTACTGATACTTGCCGCGGAGAACCTCGGGCATGTCAATGAACTCGATGCTGGGTTCGCGGCCGAGGGCGGCGAAGATGGCGCGGGCGAGGGTGAGCCAGGTGTTGGCTTCGCCAGAGCCGAGGTTGTAGAGGCCGCCGCTGGTGGTGGCTTTTTCGGCGAAGTGGAGAGTCATCTCGACGGCGTCTTTCACGTAGAGGAAGTCGCGCATCTGTTCGCCGTCCTTGTACTCGGGTTTATGGCTCTTGAAGAGCTGCACGCGGCCGGTGACGAGGATCTGCTGGTAAGCCTTGTTCACGAGGCTGCGCATGTCGGCTTTGTGATCTTCGTTCGGGCCGAAGACGTTGAAGTATTTCACGCCGACGATCTGGTCGAGGAAGCCGTGGCGCTGCGCGTAGAGATCGAAGAGGTGCTTCGAGTAGCCGTACATGTTGAGCGGACGGAGCGCGTGGAGATCGGCGGTTTTGTCGTCCATGCCTTGCGCGCCGTCGCCGTAGGTGGCGGCTGAGGACGCGTAGATGAAGCGGCCTTGCTGGGCGAGGGTCCAGGCGGCGAGTTCCTTGGTGAACTCGTAGTTGTTGTCGCCGAGGTAGGTCGCGTTTTTCTCGGTCGTGGCGGAGCAGGCGCCGAGGTGGAAGACGGCGGAGAATTTGCCGAAGGCGCTGGCTTGCGTGTGGAGGCGCTGACGGAAGTTTCCGGCGTCGATGTAGTCGGCGAATTTGAGGGGAACGAGATTCTTCCATTTCTCGTCCTGGCCGAGCAGGTCGGTGACGACGATGTCGGTGATGCCGCGTTTGTTCAGCGCGTGGATGAGTGCGCTGCCGATGAAGCCGGCGCCGCCAGTGACGAGAATACGACCGTTCAGAGAACTCATGAGGGCGACACGCTAGAGGCGCGGCGGCGCGGATGACACGGACTTTATTTATCGAAGATCGCCTCGGGGAGATAGCCGGTGACGGTGGTGGTGGGGACGTTCACGAGCTGGCTGATGCGGAGGTCGAGGACGACGCTGCAGAGTGTGTAGGCGAGCTCGGGCGTGAGGCCGAGGCGGGCGACGAGATACTCGATGGCGCGGCGGACAACGCGTTTGCAGGCCTCGCGGGGAT from Nibricoccus aquaticus includes:
- a CDS encoding Hsp20/alpha crystallin family protein, with protein sequence MHTIIHPFKATAHSRLNVVSGDFRNPHYDCAQQADAMKVVVYVPGVEASGVEITLRGPDLVVTARKSHFVRVNWSALHLEGAQRDYQLSLRVGNGFDHDAMSAEIADGVLTVTLPRKATGSLAHRRVA
- a CDS encoding nucleotide pyrophosphohydrolase, translating into MKTLTDAETTLAELKTRVLAFAKERDWEQFHAPKNLSMALAAEAGELMEHFLWAETNASREIVRDPAKRAKIEEELADVVIYALEFANIAGIDVAAAIQRKMAANAEKYPVEKARGRSDKYTDL
- the rfaD gene encoding ADP-glyceromanno-heptose 6-epimerase, yielding MSSLNGRILVTGGAGFIGSALIHALNKRGITDIVVTDLLGQDEKWKNLVPLKFADYIDAGNFRQRLHTQASAFGKFSAVFHLGACSATTEKNATYLGDNNYEFTKELAAWTLAQQGRFIYASSAATYGDGAQGMDDKTADLHALRPLNMYGYSKHLFDLYAQRHGFLDQIVGVKYFNVFGPNEDHKADMRSLVNKAYQQILVTGRVQLFKSHKPEYKDGEQMRDFLYVKDAVEMTLHFAEKATTSGGLYNLGSGEANTWLTLARAIFAALGREPSIEFIDMPEVLRGKYQYFTLADISKLRATGYTRAMTPLAESVRDYVQGYLATGKKLGD